A single Ziziphus jujuba cultivar Dongzao chromosome 11, ASM3175591v1 DNA region contains:
- the LOC132799981 gene encoding two-component response regulator ORR4-like, which produces MLLQGSKVNLIMTDYCMPGMSGYDLLKRVKGSSWKDVPVVIMSSENVPSRINMCLEGGAEEFLLKPVQLSDLKKL; this is translated from the exons GGatcaaaagtcaacttgatcatgACAGACTATTGTATGCCAGGGATGAGTGGCTATGATTTACTCAAACGAGTCAAG GGATCTTCATGGAAAGATGTACCAGTTGTGATAATGTCATCAGAGAATGTACCATCCAGAATAAACAT GTGCTTAGAAGGAGGTGCTGAGGAGTTCCTCTTAAAACCCGTTCAGTTATCAGATTTGAAGAAGCTTTAG